From a region of the Acidimicrobiales bacterium genome:
- a CDS encoding FAD-dependent oxidoreductase, which translates to MTSNDVLGSSVGQTPLSAAPQPMSLRRRNLDRIDGGHFDVLVVGGGINGAVSAAVLAGRGASVAVVDRGDFGAFTSQESSNLVWGGFKYLETYELALVRKLCMSRNRLLSAYPDNIKSIGFMASLERDGKYAPWFAYMGALGYWAIGNFRTPRPRVYRPEKIERLEPLVDTTELAGGIEYYDAYLADNDSRFVFSFVRSAMDVGAAAANYVELVDARFDGARWQAKFHDLDAVDADGRPAVLGCTANMIVNAAGPFVDDLNSQWDVKTKHRIVYSKGIHLIVPRLTNDNRVLAFFDDTDRLFYVIPMGRRSVIGTTDTRVDTPFTAVDDEDRRFLLEQINARLDLEKPLDTSDVIAERCGVRPLVVKAGGGDRRQVDWTKLSRKHEVEVNRKRKVVTVLGGKLTDCLNVGEEVAKAVERLGLPLEKDRHNWYGEPAAATREEFFRRARLMRLDDLRERPDVEPLSERLWRRYGRRAFQMLDLIEQDPSMGVDVMDNADYLRVELHMAARTEMVTKLEDFMRRRSKIDLVVRDSEIRASEGLVDVAQILFSDRAQEKLDEYLAIPPVS; encoded by the coding sequence GTGACTTCGAACGATGTCCTCGGGTCGTCTGTCGGCCAAACGCCCCTCAGTGCAGCGCCTCAACCGATGTCGCTGCGGCGGCGAAACCTCGATCGCATCGATGGCGGCCATTTCGATGTGCTCGTCGTGGGTGGGGGTATCAACGGGGCGGTCTCTGCTGCGGTCTTGGCCGGTCGCGGAGCGTCGGTGGCGGTGGTCGATCGCGGAGACTTCGGCGCGTTCACCAGCCAGGAGTCGTCGAACCTGGTGTGGGGCGGGTTCAAATATCTCGAGACATACGAGCTGGCACTGGTTCGCAAGCTGTGTATGTCTCGCAATCGGTTGTTGTCTGCGTACCCCGACAACATCAAGTCGATCGGGTTCATGGCCTCGCTCGAGCGAGATGGCAAATATGCGCCCTGGTTCGCCTACATGGGAGCCCTTGGGTACTGGGCCATCGGCAACTTCCGCACGCCCAGACCCCGCGTGTACCGGCCCGAAAAGATCGAGCGGCTCGAGCCGCTGGTCGACACCACCGAGCTGGCCGGGGGCATCGAGTACTACGACGCATACTTGGCCGACAACGACTCGAGGTTCGTGTTCAGCTTCGTCCGTTCGGCCATGGACGTCGGCGCCGCCGCGGCCAACTATGTCGAGCTGGTCGATGCCCGCTTCGACGGCGCCAGATGGCAGGCGAAGTTCCACGACCTCGACGCCGTCGATGCCGACGGCCGTCCGGCAGTGCTGGGGTGCACTGCCAACATGATCGTCAATGCCGCCGGCCCATTCGTAGACGATCTCAACTCGCAGTGGGATGTCAAGACCAAGCATCGCATCGTCTACTCCAAGGGCATCCACCTGATCGTTCCCAGGCTGACCAACGACAATCGGGTGCTGGCCTTCTTCGACGACACCGACCGTTTGTTCTACGTGATTCCCATGGGTCGGCGCTCGGTGATCGGCACCACCGATACGCGGGTCGACACCCCCTTCACCGCTGTCGACGACGAAGACCGCCGGTTCCTGCTCGAACAGATCAACGCCCGCCTCGACCTCGAGAAGCCGCTCGATACCAGCGATGTCATCGCAGAACGTTGCGGGGTGCGTCCACTGGTGGTGAAGGCTGGCGGCGGTGACCGCAGGCAGGTCGACTGGACCAAGCTGTCACGCAAACACGAGGTCGAGGTCAACCGCAAACGCAAGGTCGTCACAGTGCTCGGTGGCAAGCTCACCGACTGCCTGAACGTGGGTGAGGAGGTCGCCAAGGCCGTCGAACGTCTCGGGCTGCCTCTCGAGAAAGATCGGCACAACTGGTACGGAGAACCTGCAGCTGCCACCCGCGAGGAGTTCTTCCGACGTGCACGCCTGATGCGGCTGGACGATCTGCGCGAGCGACCAGACGTCGAGCCGCTGTCCGAGCGGCTGTGGCGGCGCTACGGCCGCAGGGCGTTCCAGATGCTGGACCTGATCGAACAGGACCCGTCGATGGGCGTCGATGTCATGGACAACGCCGACTATCTGCGAGTCGAACTGCACATGGCAGCGCGGACCGAGATGGTCACCAAACTCGAGGACTTCATGCGTCGCCGCTCGAAGATCGACCTCGTCGTGCGCGACTCTGAGATCAGGGCATCCGAGGGCCTGGTCGACGTGGCCCAGATCCTGTTCTCTGACCGCGCCCAGGAAAAACTCGACGAATACCTGGCGATACCGCCGGTCAGCTGA
- a CDS encoding MFS transporter, translating to MRNGESEGTNEDEMIRAADGPHGESGESSGGRFGASFASLSIPTYRVLWVGSLLSFMSVQMQFLLRGLLAWDLTESEGALGIVYFAFGLAMLFATPLGGVASDRLRKRTLLLWGQAILAAVAVFMGAVVLFDVAAFWMLPLSSVIQGVMFGLTGPARVTFAAQLVGRDRIGNAISLSMLGMNATRVVAPSFAGFLAGIALFGIGGAYLVSATFAVSSFLMVWQLPDPEPSGASDKSPLGDIVEGVRYVASVPKLSRLLLTMFVVVMIAFPYVSFLPALIEGVFDKDDIWVGIASTASSIGAVLIAIPVAAIADSPKAGRWFTVSGFGFGLGVMLLGAAPSLTLSLVVIFFIGGATTGFQSLAGSIAIGESAESHQGRVQSLMQLSFAGFGMAGLPLGMLAEAIGLPNTMVIMGVIAIAAMSVSLLLEQLSARRGRAVMPPIEVASNQAG from the coding sequence ATGCGCAACGGTGAGTCCGAAGGTACGAACGAAGACGAAATGATCCGCGCGGCCGATGGCCCGCACGGAGAATCTGGAGAGTCGAGCGGTGGGCGTTTCGGAGCGTCGTTCGCTTCGCTGTCGATTCCGACCTACCGGGTTCTGTGGGTAGGCAGCCTGCTGTCGTTCATGTCGGTGCAGATGCAGTTCCTGCTGCGAGGTCTGCTGGCGTGGGACCTGACCGAGAGCGAAGGCGCGCTGGGCATCGTGTACTTCGCGTTCGGGTTGGCGATGCTGTTCGCCACACCGCTTGGCGGAGTGGCCTCCGATCGCCTTCGCAAGCGCACCCTGTTGTTGTGGGGCCAGGCCATCCTGGCGGCCGTCGCGGTGTTCATGGGCGCTGTGGTTCTGTTCGATGTTGCGGCATTTTGGATGCTGCCCCTTTCCAGCGTCATCCAGGGTGTGATGTTTGGTCTCACGGGCCCAGCCCGGGTGACCTTCGCTGCTCAACTTGTCGGACGCGACCGCATCGGCAACGCAATTTCGCTTTCGATGCTGGGCATGAACGCCACGCGGGTGGTGGCTCCCAGCTTCGCCGGATTCCTCGCAGGCATAGCGCTGTTCGGAATCGGCGGTGCTTACCTGGTCAGCGCGACGTTCGCTGTCAGCAGCTTCTTGATGGTTTGGCAGTTGCCCGACCCTGAACCTTCGGGTGCGTCCGACAAGAGCCCGCTGGGCGACATCGTCGAGGGAGTGCGTTACGTCGCATCGGTTCCCAAGCTCTCGCGGCTCCTGTTGACGATGTTCGTCGTGGTGATGATCGCTTTCCCGTACGTGTCGTTCCTGCCGGCGCTCATCGAGGGCGTGTTCGACAAGGACGACATCTGGGTGGGCATCGCCAGCACGGCCAGCTCGATCGGCGCAGTCCTGATCGCCATCCCGGTGGCCGCCATCGCCGACTCGCCCAAGGCCGGACGCTGGTTCACCGTGTCGGGGTTCGGGTTCGGTTTGGGCGTCATGTTGCTGGGTGCGGCTCCAAGTCTGACCCTGTCGCTTGTGGTCATCTTCTTCATCGGCGGGGCGACGACGGGCTTCCAGTCGCTGGCAGGCAGCATCGCCATCGGCGAGTCGGCCGAGTCGCACCAAGGGCGTGTGCAGTCATTGATGCAGCTGTCGTTCGCCGGGTTCGGCATGGCTGGCCTGCCGCTTGGCATGCTGGCTGAGGCCATAGGTCTCCCCAACACGATGGTCATCATGGGTGTCATCGCCATAGCGGCGATGAGCGTGTCGCTGCTTCTCGAGCAGCTGTCTGCCCGTCGAGGGCGGGCGGTGATGCCGCCGATCGAGGTCGCCAGCAACCAGGCAGGGTGA
- a CDS encoding PEP-utilizing enzyme: MFEFTPPGAGHWDLDKSHYDGGTTPMMQDLMADGVESAYEQLFETFGVPLRAIRFRWVNGFAYTRQEPLVGAKSNSSKPPPAWAVRALARSHPEFRRREAAAAKTLSERPWKAVVDEWFDDLSGRYTAMNLGFQAVVPADLDDSALARHLAEVHLHTARMYFEHHRLHGYDLGPVGRLAAGCSKWGITAAEVVQTLSGASPHTAGPVEEVAGIRAAIEATGADLGSLPADLDALRALSPDIEQAIDRYMERHGWVLYTGYDLDAVTMAETPNVLATTILRGELRQRTVDHMAAIDGLRERVPQADRDEFDDLVADARAAMGMRDAQGPITVEWPTGLLRRALVETGQRLHSAGHLELAEHVLEFTLDEAIEALEALASGSEVSGPKPSELAARAAIRRAQKDLDPPRSLGPPAVAPPLDALPPAMAELVSVVATTVEEMGMGAGQADDVRPSLTGLGIGTLPFTGRAVVATSAEQALERLQPGDVLVTLTTSPAYNLVLSMVGGLVTAEGGPVCHAAVLSRELGLPAVIGVRDALTSIPDGAIVDLDPSAGLVRVHGTD, encoded by the coding sequence ATGTTCGAATTCACTCCACCCGGCGCGGGTCACTGGGATCTCGACAAGTCGCACTACGACGGTGGCACGACACCGATGATGCAGGACCTGATGGCCGACGGTGTCGAGAGTGCATACGAGCAGTTGTTCGAGACCTTCGGAGTGCCGCTGCGAGCGATCCGGTTCCGGTGGGTGAACGGCTTTGCGTACACGCGCCAGGAGCCGCTGGTTGGCGCCAAGTCGAACAGCTCGAAACCGCCCCCGGCGTGGGCGGTCAGGGCGCTGGCGCGCTCGCATCCCGAGTTTCGAAGGCGCGAGGCGGCCGCGGCCAAGACTCTTTCCGAGCGTCCTTGGAAGGCGGTTGTCGACGAGTGGTTCGACGACCTGTCGGGGCGTTATACCGCCATGAACCTGGGTTTCCAGGCCGTGGTGCCCGCCGACTTGGACGATTCGGCGCTGGCCCGCCACCTGGCCGAGGTACATCTGCACACGGCGCGAATGTACTTCGAGCATCACAGGCTCCACGGCTACGACCTGGGCCCGGTAGGCCGGCTTGCCGCCGGGTGCTCGAAGTGGGGGATAACCGCGGCCGAGGTGGTGCAGACGCTGTCTGGAGCGTCTCCTCACACTGCGGGCCCCGTCGAGGAGGTCGCCGGCATCCGAGCCGCCATCGAGGCAACCGGAGCCGACCTGGGTTCCTTGCCGGCCGATCTGGACGCCCTGCGTGCGCTTTCGCCCGACATCGAGCAAGCGATCGACCGCTATATGGAACGCCATGGGTGGGTCTTGTATACGGGCTACGACCTCGATGCCGTGACCATGGCCGAAACGCCCAACGTGCTGGCCACGACGATCCTCAGGGGCGAGCTGCGTCAACGCACCGTGGATCACATGGCGGCCATCGACGGCCTGCGCGAGCGAGTGCCCCAGGCCGACAGGGACGAGTTCGACGATCTTGTGGCCGACGCCAGGGCCGCTATGGGCATGCGCGACGCCCAGGGCCCGATAACGGTCGAGTGGCCGACCGGCCTGCTGCGCCGGGCGCTGGTCGAGACGGGGCAGAGGTTGCATAGCGCGGGCCACCTCGAATTGGCCGAACACGTGCTCGAGTTCACTCTGGACGAGGCGATCGAAGCGCTGGAGGCGTTGGCATCTGGATCGGAGGTATCAGGGCCCAAGCCTTCGGAGCTGGCAGCTCGCGCGGCGATCCGGCGAGCTCAGAAGGATCTGGACCCTCCCAGGTCTCTTGGCCCGCCCGCCGTGGCGCCACCGCTCGATGCATTGCCGCCTGCGATGGCCGAGTTGGTGTCGGTGGTGGCTACGACGGTCGAGGAGATGGGCATGGGCGCCGGCCAGGCCGACGATGTACGCCCGTCACTGACCGGTCTGGGCATCGGAACGTTGCCGTTCACAGGCCGCGCAGTCGTTGCAACCAGCGCCGAGCAGGCGCTCGAGCGTCTGCAACCCGGCGACGTGCTGGTGACCCTGACGACGAGCCCCGCGTACAACCTCGTTCTGTCTATGGTTGGTGGACTCGTCACAGCGGAGGGCGGCCCCGTTTGCCATGCCGCAGTGTTGTCACGCGAGCTGGGGCTGCCCGCGGTAATCGGAGTGCGTGACGCGCTGACGTCGATTCCCGACGGAGCCATCGTCGACCTCGACCCGTCCGCCGGTTTGGTGCGGGTCCACGGCACCGACTGA
- a CDS encoding YchJ family metal-binding protein: MSRKQPKRKPSLDCPCGSGDKFNDCCGPLLRRQAEAETAEQLMRSRYSAFVKRNGGYLMYCWHPDSRPEKVGQLPTEGWAPLEILSTAAGGPDDDYGTVEFRTAYIHADHDHPVHEVARFERHEGRWVYAGGTAG, translated from the coding sequence ATGTCTCGCAAGCAACCCAAACGCAAGCCCAGCCTCGACTGCCCGTGTGGCAGTGGGGACAAATTCAACGACTGCTGTGGCCCCCTGCTGCGACGCCAAGCCGAGGCCGAGACCGCCGAGCAACTGATGCGCTCGCGATACTCCGCGTTCGTGAAGCGCAACGGTGGGTACCTGATGTATTGCTGGCACCCCGATTCGCGCCCCGAGAAGGTTGGCCAGCTGCCCACCGAGGGCTGGGCGCCGCTGGAGATCCTGTCGACGGCCGCAGGTGGGCCCGACGACGACTACGGCACGGTCGAGTTCCGAACGGCATATATCCACGCCGACCACGACCATCCCGTTCACGAGGTCGCGCGCTTCGAGCGCCACGAAGGTCGTTGGGTGTACGCGGGAGGCACCGCCGGCTGA
- the cysN gene encoding sulfate adenylyltransferase subunit CysN: MSHQSDLIATDIDAYLAEHERKDLLRFLTCGSVDDGKSTLIGRLLHDSKMVYEDQLAALQKDSEQVGNAGEHLDLALLTDGLKAEREQGITIDVAYRYFSTAKRKFIIADTPGHEQYTRNMVTGASTCDLAVILIDARHGVMAQTKRHSYIASLLGIEHVAVAINKMDLVDYSQERFDEIVNDYMGIADQLGIHNPTFLPMSALLGDNVVDAGENLGWYDGPTMMSYLENVDVQSGRDLERLRFPVQMVSRPNLDFRGYAGTIASGLVRPGDEIRVQPSGIKTTVDRIVTFDGDLDVAGPGQAVTITTTEEVDISRGDVLVDQAHPLQRSNNVDTMLVWMSEVPLESAKEYIVQQGNRRVNARVTSIHERVDINTLEKNPADSLELNDIARVTLSADTELLFDPYHVNRQTGSFIVIDRLTNATVGAGMIRAAAGAWDRQADARLTREVSEVSGMERSIRYGQRPCTIFITGLTGAGKSTLGKALERTMFDRGRAIVRLSGSNMRLGISRDLGFSAQERSENVRRTAEVARLVNNQGLIAIASLVAPKADVRARAKELIGDDRFVEVFLDTPLEVCRERDDSGLYEAADRGEIPQFPGVSATYDRPADADLVLDTSVDDIDTCVRRVFALLDERGLLSAAPLSEGDK; encoded by the coding sequence ATGAGCCATCAGTCAGACCTCATCGCCACAGACATCGACGCCTACCTGGCCGAGCACGAACGCAAGGATCTGTTGAGGTTCTTGACCTGCGGGTCTGTCGACGACGGCAAGTCGACCCTGATCGGTCGGCTGCTGCACGACTCGAAGATGGTGTACGAAGACCAGCTGGCCGCTCTCCAGAAGGACAGCGAGCAGGTCGGAAACGCCGGCGAGCACCTCGACCTCGCACTGCTGACCGACGGTCTCAAGGCCGAGCGCGAGCAGGGCATCACCATCGACGTGGCCTATCGCTACTTCTCCACCGCCAAGCGCAAGTTCATCATCGCCGACACACCGGGCCACGAGCAGTACACCCGCAACATGGTCACAGGCGCTTCGACGTGTGACCTGGCCGTGATCCTGATCGATGCCCGGCACGGGGTGATGGCCCAGACCAAGCGCCACAGCTACATCGCCTCGTTGCTCGGCATCGAGCATGTTGCTGTGGCGATCAACAAGATGGACCTCGTCGACTACTCCCAGGAGCGTTTCGACGAGATCGTCAACGACTACATGGGTATCGCCGACCAGCTCGGCATCCACAACCCCACGTTCCTGCCGATGTCGGCGCTGCTGGGCGACAACGTGGTCGATGCCGGCGAGAATCTCGGGTGGTACGACGGTCCGACCATGATGTCGTACCTCGAGAACGTCGACGTGCAGTCGGGTCGCGACCTCGAACGGCTGCGTTTCCCGGTGCAGATGGTTTCTCGGCCCAACCTCGATTTCAGGGGTTACGCGGGCACGATCGCCTCTGGGCTGGTTCGCCCCGGAGACGAGATCAGGGTCCAGCCCTCGGGCATCAAGACCACGGTCGATCGCATCGTGACCTTCGATGGCGATCTGGACGTCGCGGGCCCCGGACAGGCGGTGACAATCACCACCACAGAAGAGGTCGACATCTCCAGGGGTGACGTGCTCGTAGACCAGGCACACCCGCTGCAGCGGTCGAACAATGTCGACACGATGCTCGTGTGGATGTCCGAGGTGCCGCTCGAGTCGGCGAAGGAATACATCGTTCAGCAGGGCAATCGCAGAGTGAACGCCCGCGTGACATCCATCCACGAGCGGGTCGACATCAACACCCTTGAGAAGAACCCTGCCGATTCCCTCGAACTCAACGACATAGCTCGGGTTACGTTGTCTGCCGATACCGAGTTGTTGTTCGATCCGTATCACGTGAATCGCCAGACCGGCTCGTTCATCGTGATCGATCGGCTTACGAACGCCACCGTGGGCGCAGGAATGATTCGGGCGGCGGCCGGGGCTTGGGATCGCCAGGCCGATGCTCGCCTCACCCGTGAGGTCTCTGAGGTCTCGGGCATGGAGCGCTCGATCCGCTATGGCCAGCGCCCGTGCACGATCTTCATCACCGGCCTGACCGGCGCCGGCAAGTCGACCCTGGGCAAGGCTCTCGAGCGCACCATGTTCGACCGGGGGCGTGCCATCGTGCGCCTGTCAGGCTCGAACATGCGCCTGGGTATCTCTCGCGACCTCGGATTCTCGGCTCAGGAGCGGTCCGAGAATGTCCGCCGCACGGCCGAGGTGGCCAGGTTGGTCAACAACCAGGGCCTCATCGCGATCGCCTCGCTGGTCGCGCCCAAGGCCGATGTCAGGGCCAGGGCCAAAGAACTCATCGGCGATGACCGGTTCGTCGAGGTGTTCCTGGACACACCCCTCGAGGTGTGCCGCGAACGAGACGACAGCGGCCTCTACGAGGCAGCCGATCGTGGCGAGATTCCACAGTTCCCTGGTGTCTCGGCGACCTACGATCGTCCCGCCGACGCCGACCTGGTGCTCGACACCAGCGTCGACGACATCGATACCTGCGTGAGGCGGGTCTTTGCACTGCTGGACGAGCGCGGCCTGCTGTCGGCAGCCCCGCTGTCCGAGGGAGACAAGTGA
- the coaA gene encoding type I pantothenate kinase yields the protein MASDRYLSFTRSQWAALRANTPVTLSGDDIDRLSGLNDPVDLVEVEMIHLPVSRLLNLEHTANSALRDATSEFLGAPVPAVPYVIGVAGSVAVGKSTFARVLRALLARWPEHPRVELVTTDGFLHPNAVLQQRGLMERKGFPESYDTGSLLSFLQAVKSGVAHLEVPTYSHVVYDVLPDRRETIDDPDIVIVEGLNVLQVGTDSTDFVSDYFDFSIYLDADEDDIQEWYIDRFLTLRETVFRDPDSYFAKYAALTDDEARATATSIWDRINGINLREHIAPTRERASLILHKAPDHRIDEVRLLRR from the coding sequence GTGGCCTCCGACCGCTACCTGTCATTCACCCGTTCGCAGTGGGCGGCCCTACGGGCCAACACCCCCGTGACGTTGTCTGGCGACGACATCGACCGCCTGTCTGGCCTGAACGATCCCGTCGACCTGGTCGAGGTCGAAATGATCCACCTGCCGGTCAGCCGTCTGCTGAACCTGGAACACACGGCCAACTCGGCGCTGCGCGACGCCACCAGCGAGTTCCTGGGCGCCCCGGTTCCGGCGGTTCCGTACGTGATCGGAGTCGCCGGCAGCGTGGCTGTTGGCAAGAGCACGTTCGCCAGGGTGCTGCGAGCACTGCTGGCTCGCTGGCCAGAACACCCCAGGGTCGAACTGGTCACCACCGACGGATTTCTGCACCCCAACGCCGTTCTGCAGCAGCGCGGCCTGATGGAGCGCAAGGGATTTCCCGAGAGCTACGACACCGGGTCTCTGCTGTCGTTTCTTCAGGCGGTCAAGAGCGGCGTCGCCCACCTCGAGGTGCCCACCTACAGCCACGTCGTCTATGACGTGCTGCCGGATAGGCGCGAGACGATCGACGACCCCGACATCGTCATCGTCGAGGGGCTCAACGTCTTGCAGGTGGGCACCGATTCGACAGACTTCGTCAGCGACTATTTCGACTTCTCGATCTATCTCGACGCCGACGAAGACGACATCCAGGAGTGGTACATCGACCGCTTCCTGACCCTTCGCGAAACCGTGTTTCGCGACCCCGACAGCTACTTCGCCAAGTACGCCGCACTGACCGACGACGAAGCACGCGCCACAGCCACGTCGATATGGGACCGCATCAACGGCATCAACTTGCGCGAGCACATAGCCCCGACGCGCGAGCGGGCGTCGCTGATCCTGCACAAAGCCCCGGACCATCGCATCGACGAGGTCCGACTACTGCGCCGGTGA
- the cysD gene encoding sulfate adenylyltransferase subunit CysD, whose amino-acid sequence MAASTQHASVDDLGLERLTHLKQLEAEAIYIMREVVAQFENPVMLYSIGKDSSVMLHLARKAFFPGKLPFPLLHVNTTWKFREMIEFRDRMAKEMGFELISWTNQEGLEQGINPFDHGSKNYTDIMKTQALKQALDAGGYDAAFGGARRDEEKSRAKERVFSFRDKFHRWDPKNQRPELWNQYNGRVHKGESIRVFPLSNWTELDIWQYILLEDIEIVPLYYSAPRPVVERDGVIIMIDDDRFRFEDGEEPEMRSIRFRTLGCYPLSGAVESTADTLPEIIQEMLLATRSEREGRVIDYDQSGSMEEKKREGYF is encoded by the coding sequence ATGGCTGCCTCCACCCAACACGCGTCTGTCGATGACCTCGGTCTCGAACGGCTCACACATCTGAAGCAACTCGAAGCCGAAGCGATCTACATCATGCGCGAGGTCGTGGCGCAGTTCGAGAACCCGGTCATGCTCTACAGCATCGGCAAGGACTCGTCCGTGATGCTGCATCTGGCCCGCAAGGCCTTCTTCCCCGGCAAGTTGCCGTTCCCCCTGTTGCACGTCAACACGACGTGGAAGTTCAGGGAGATGATCGAGTTCCGTGACCGGATGGCCAAGGAGATGGGCTTCGAGCTCATCAGCTGGACCAACCAGGAGGGCCTCGAACAGGGCATCAACCCCTTCGATCACGGCTCCAAGAACTACACCGACATCATGAAGACCCAGGCCCTCAAGCAGGCCCTCGACGCCGGCGGGTACGACGCTGCGTTCGGTGGCGCCCGGCGTGACGAGGAGAAGAGCCGGGCCAAGGAGCGTGTCTTCAGTTTCCGCGACAAGTTCCACCGCTGGGACCCCAAGAACCAGCGGCCCGAGTTGTGGAACCAGTACAACGGCCGGGTGCACAAGGGCGAGTCGATCCGCGTGTTCCCGCTGTCGAACTGGACCGAACTCGACATCTGGCAGTACATCTTGCTCGAAGACATCGAGATCGTCCCGTTGTACTACTCGGCCCCGCGTCCGGTGGTCGAACGAGACGGCGTCATCATCATGATCGACGACGATCGATTCCGCTTCGAAGACGGTGAAGAGCCCGAGATGCGCTCGATTCGTTTCCGTACCCTGGGCTGCTATCCGCTCTCTGGTGCGGTCGAGTCCACAGCAGACACCCTGCCCGAGATCATCCAGGAAATGCTCCTGGCCACCCGCTCCGAACGCGAGGGTCGGGTGATCGACTACGACCAGTCCGGGTCCATGGAAGAAAAGAAGCGCGAGGGGTACTTCTAA
- the cysC gene encoding adenylyl-sulfate kinase — protein sequence MNEPVSKNIVRAEGRLGEAARANLLGHSALTVWFTGLSGSGKSTLAFAVEEALVSAGVLAYVLDGDNVRFGLNRDLGFSPEDREENIRRIGEVCRLMTDAGVVVLSSFISPYQRDRDGVRDLHPDGGFVEVFVDTPLEVCETRDVKGLYKKARAGEIPEFSGISAPYEAPANPELRIDTTQDTIDECAAVVVATILDRIRTA from the coding sequence GTGAACGAACCCGTCTCGAAGAACATCGTTCGGGCCGAGGGACGGCTGGGCGAGGCCGCACGGGCGAACCTGCTCGGTCACTCGGCCCTGACGGTTTGGTTCACCGGGCTGTCGGGCTCTGGAAAGTCGACCTTGGCCTTCGCCGTCGAGGAGGCCCTGGTCTCCGCCGGCGTTCTCGCCTATGTGCTCGACGGCGACAACGTGAGATTCGGACTCAACAGAGACCTCGGGTTCTCGCCCGAGGATCGTGAAGAGAACATTCGCCGCATCGGCGAGGTCTGCCGCCTGATGACAGACGCGGGCGTAGTCGTGCTCAGCTCGTTCATCTCGCCGTACCAGCGCGATCGTGATGGGGTCAGAGATCTACATCCCGATGGCGGTTTCGTCGAGGTCTTCGTCGACACCCCTTTGGAGGTGTGCGAAACCCGCGACGTCAAGGGTCTTTACAAGAAGGCCCGGGCCGGCGAGATCCCCGAGTTCTCGGGCATCTCTGCGCCCTATGAGGCGCCGGCGAACCCGGAGCTGCGGATAGACACCACCCAGGACACCATCGACGAATGTGCGGCCGTAGTGGTGGCCACCATCCTCGACCGGATCCGCACCGCCTGA
- a CDS encoding NAD(P)H-dependent glycerol-3-phosphate dehydrogenase, translating into MQVVVLGAGSWGTTVASIAARRCPTLLWARDETVADEINRDHTNSRYLDGFTLPRRLEASADLGDAVRRADVLVVGIPSSSFRSVLETASDFLRPWVPVVSLTKGFERDSNRRMTEVINDVMPGHPAAALTGPNLAREIMARQAAAAVVATSDLSVAARLQDIFSTTMFRVYRNHDVVGCELGGALKNVIAIATGMADGLGVGDNTKAMVMTRGLAELTRLGVALGGEPATFSGLAGMGDLIATCMSPHSRNRHVGEQLGLGRSLQEILDDMHMVAEGVRTTATVAKMAGDLGMTLPVSDAIHQVIEGNIGPAEAYRGLTPAAHESDEG; encoded by the coding sequence ATGCAGGTAGTAGTGCTGGGCGCAGGATCGTGGGGAACCACCGTGGCTTCTATCGCTGCGCGGCGTTGCCCCACCTTGTTGTGGGCCCGCGACGAAACGGTTGCCGACGAGATCAACCGCGACCACACCAACAGCCGCTACCTCGACGGGTTCACGTTGCCGCGGCGCCTCGAGGCCAGCGCCGACCTGGGAGACGCGGTCAGGCGAGCGGACGTGTTGGTGGTGGGCATCCCATCGTCTTCGTTTCGCAGCGTGTTGGAGACCGCCTCGGACTTCTTGCGACCATGGGTGCCGGTGGTCAGCCTCACCAAGGGCTTCGAGCGCGACTCAAACCGCCGCATGACCGAGGTGATCAACGACGTAATGCCCGGGCATCCGGCCGCGGCACTCACCGGCCCCAACCTGGCCCGCGAAATCATGGCCAGACAGGCGGCGGCCGCCGTGGTGGCCACCTCTGACCTGTCGGTGGCAGCAAGGCTCCAGGACATCTTCAGCACCACGATGTTCAGGGTCTACCGCAACCACGATGTCGTTGGCTGCGAGCTGGGCGGGGCGCTGAAGAACGTCATCGCCATCGCCACGGGTATGGCCGATGGGCTGGGCGTTGGCGACAACACCAAGGCCATGGTCATGACCAGAGGGCTCGCCGAGCTGACCCGCCTGGGCGTGGCCCTGGGTGGCGAGCCTGCGACGTTCTCCGGCCTGGCCGGCATGGGCGACCTGATCGCAACCTGCATGAGCCCCCACAGCCGCAACCGTCACGTCGGCGAGCAGCTGGGGCTGGGACGCAGCCTGCAGGAGATCCTCGACGACATGCACATGGTCGCCGAGGGCGTCAGAACCACGGCCACTGTCGCGAAGATGGCGGGCGATCTGGGAATGACCTTGCCTGTCAGCGATGCGATCCACCAGGTGATCGAGGGCAATATCGGCCCCGCGGAGGCCTATCGAGGTCTCACTCCCGCAGCCCACGAAAGCGACGAGGGCTGA